A window of the Streptomyces albireticuli genome harbors these coding sequences:
- a CDS encoding MBL fold metallo-hydrolase: MLIAGFPAGAWGTNCYLVAPAAGEECVIIDPGHQAAQGVEDALKKHRLKPVAVLVTHGHIDHVASVVPLCGAHDIPAWIHPGDRYMLSDPEKALGRSLGERLMGELTVGEPDDLKELSDGTRLELAGLEFTVAHAPGHTKGLVTFRMPETADVPSVLFSGDFLFAGSIGRTDLPGGDHAEMLRSLARVALPLDDSTVVLSGHGPQTTIGRERATNPFLREVADAQRGIGSGSTAAPRRGM; this comes from the coding sequence GTGCTCATTGCCGGGTTCCCCGCCGGGGCCTGGGGGACCAATTGCTATCTGGTCGCCCCTGCCGCCGGTGAGGAGTGCGTGATCATCGATCCGGGCCACCAGGCGGCCCAGGGCGTCGAGGACGCACTGAAGAAGCATCGGCTCAAGCCCGTCGCCGTCCTCGTCACCCATGGCCACATCGACCACGTCGCGTCGGTCGTCCCGCTGTGCGGCGCGCACGACATCCCGGCCTGGATCCACCCCGGGGACCGCTACATGCTGAGCGACCCCGAGAAGGCGCTGGGCCGCTCCCTGGGGGAGCGTCTGATGGGCGAGCTGACGGTGGGAGAGCCGGATGACCTCAAGGAGCTGTCCGACGGCACCCGTCTGGAGCTCGCGGGCCTGGAGTTCACCGTCGCGCACGCGCCCGGCCATACCAAGGGGCTGGTGACCTTCAGGATGCCCGAGACCGCCGACGTCCCGTCGGTGCTGTTCTCGGGGGACTTCCTGTTCGCCGGCTCCATCGGACGCACCGACCTGCCCGGCGGCGATCACGCCGAGATGCTCCGGTCGCTGGCCCGCGTGGCCCTGCCGCTGGACGACTCGACCGTGGTGCTGTCCGGCCACGGCCCCCAGACGACCATCGGCCGCGAGCGCGCCACCAACCCGTTCCTGCGGGAGGTCGCCGACGCGCAGCGCGGCATCGGAAGCGGTTCTACCGCCGCTCCGCGACGAGGAATGTGA
- a CDS encoding peptidylprolyl isomerase, whose amino-acid sequence MVSNEQRRRQLAREKFERQQERREAARRKVRRRNAVIAAGLAVVVAAGATAFATGALSGDDKKDTAADAAAPSATPSRGPDPCAKAAPGAPAAKTWKTEPEMSVDTSASYAAKLDTTCGTIDLKLDAAKAPHTVNSFNFLSGQGYFDHTTCHRLTTDPSQIFVLQCGDPKGTGMGDPGYRLKDENLKDPAVKDGVYPAGTVAMANAGPDTGGSQFFLVYKDSKLAPNYTPFGKVGPEGMKVLQKIAAAGEQRGGGDGPPNATVVVNKAAVTKS is encoded by the coding sequence GTGGTCAGTAACGAGCAGCGGCGGCGGCAGCTCGCCCGGGAGAAGTTCGAGCGCCAGCAGGAGCGCCGGGAGGCGGCGCGCCGCAAGGTCCGCCGCCGCAACGCGGTGATCGCCGCCGGGCTCGCCGTCGTGGTGGCCGCGGGCGCGACCGCGTTCGCCACGGGCGCGCTGTCGGGCGACGACAAGAAGGACACCGCGGCGGACGCGGCGGCCCCGTCGGCCACGCCGAGCCGCGGCCCGGACCCGTGCGCGAAGGCGGCCCCGGGCGCGCCCGCCGCCAAGACGTGGAAGACCGAGCCGGAGATGTCCGTCGACACCTCGGCGTCGTACGCGGCGAAGCTCGACACCACCTGCGGCACCATCGACCTGAAGCTGGACGCCGCCAAGGCCCCGCACACGGTCAACTCCTTCAACTTCCTCTCCGGGCAGGGTTACTTCGACCACACCACCTGCCACCGGCTGACCACGGACCCGTCCCAGATCTTCGTGCTCCAGTGCGGCGACCCCAAGGGCACCGGCATGGGCGACCCCGGCTACCGCCTCAAGGACGAGAACCTGAAGGACCCGGCCGTCAAGGACGGGGTGTACCCGGCCGGCACGGTCGCGATGGCCAACGCCGGTCCGGACACCGGCGGCAGCCAGTTCTTCCTCGTCTACAAGGACAGCAAGCTGGCGCCGAACTACACCCCGTTCGGCAAGGTCGGCCCCGAGGGCATGAAGGTGCTCCAGAAGATCGCCGCCGCGGGTGAGCAGCGCGGCGGCGGGGACGGCCCGCCGAACGCGACGGTCGTCGTCAACAAGGCGGCGGTGACCAAGTCCTGA